TTAAGGCGGTCGTCAATTGCGGCCTTCATGCTGCGGTGACCTCGGCGACAGGGTCATCGACCATTCCAACTCCAAGTAAACCGCCGAGCAGTCTGCCGTCTTCCGCCAGCTCCGCACTCGCCCCAGAGTGAACGACCGTTCCTCGCTCCAGGACAATGGCATGGTGGGTCATTTCGAGCGCAAGCACCGGGTGCTGCTCAACCACGATCGAGGACAAACCTTCGCTCTCGCAAAGATGGCGAATCGACTTGGCGAGCTCCTCGACGATGATGGGCGCGAGGCCTTCCATGGGTTCGTCGAGCAGCAGGAGCCTCGGGTTGGTCATCAATGCACGGCCGATAGCGAGCATCTGCTGTTCGCCACCTGACAGCTGGTTTCCGTAGTTGCCGCGACGTTCTCGAAGCCGTGGAAAAAATTCGTAGACGCGCCTCAAGTTCCATGTACCCGGCCGTGCGATCACGGTGAGGTTCTCTTCCACGGTCAGCGACGGAAACACCTCGCGCTCCTGTGGCACCCAGCCCAACCCGGTGCGTGCACGGCGGTGGGCCGACCAGCGTGTGATGTCTTCGCCGCACCAGCGGATGGCGCCGCGCATCACACGCGTGTTGCCCATCAGCGTTTCGATCAGCGTGGTCTTACCCACGCCGTTTCGTCCCAGAATGGCGAGGCTGCTGCCTTGGGCCAGCGAGAAGCTCAGGCGGTCGAGCACGACGGCGTTTCCGTAGCCCGCGACGACTTGGTCAAAAGCAAGCATTTCAGACATGGACAGCTCCTGCGTGGCCGAGGTAGACCTCGCGCACGCGCGGGTCGGTGCCAATCTCGGCGGGGGTTCCTTCGGTCAGGATCTGGCCTGCCACCAGCACCGAGATGCGCCGCGAAAAGCGGAAAACCAGGTTCATATCGTGTTCGATGAACAGGATACTGATGTCCTGCGGTAGTTCGTCAATGGCTTCGAAGAGCTCGCCGCTCTCGTCTTCGGGTACGCCTGCGGCGGGCTCGTCGAGTAGCAGGATGCGTGGGCGGGCAGCCATCGCTAGGGCGATCTCCAGCAGTCGCTGCTTGCCGTAGGCGAGTTCGGCGACCGGCACGTCGGCGAGCGCGTCGAGCTTGAGCCGTCCGAGCAGTGCGTGCGCCTCATCGAACAGCGCTTTGTTGCGCATCAGCGGACGCCACCAAACCGCACCCAGGCCTTCGCGTTCGCTGATCGCGAGCACCACTGACAACAGTGGTGTGAGGCTGGGAAACAGTGTGTTGATCTGAAAGGTACGCGCGAGGCCCAAGCGTGCGCGCTTGTCAGCCGACAGCGAGGTGAGCTCCCGATCGCCCATATGGATCGTGCCGCTGGTGGGTTTGAAGACGCCCGTCAGCAGGTTGATCAGCGTCGTCTTGCCAGCGCCATTGGGGCCGATCAGGGCCTGACGCGCACCGGGCTCGAGAGTCAGGTTGACGTTGTTGACCGCGCGGAACGCGCCAAAGGAAATTCCCAGCCCCCGGGTGTGGAGCGCAACACTGCTCATGACGCCCTCCCGATCTTCACGAAGCGCGACAGCGCGCCCATGACCCCGCCGCGGCCCAGCATGACAGCGGAGATAAGGAAGATGCCGAGCCAGAACATCCAGAACTCAGGATTGAGATTGGCAAACCAGTCGTGCACCAGCATGTAGACGATCGCGCCGATGAGCCCGCCGTAAAGGCGGCCGGTTCCACCCAGCACAAGGATGATCATTACTTCTGCGGATCTGTTGAAGCCAATCGATTCGAGGCCGACAAACTGCGTGGTCTGTGCGAGCAGCGCACCCGCAATGCCAGCGACGCCTGCGGAAAGTGCATACGCCATGCGCAAGCGCGCATCGACCGGCGAGCCGATCGCGAGCATGCGCTTGCGGCTGTCGTGAATGCCGCGCAGCGTGAGCCCGAAGGGCGAACGCAGCACCAACCGAACGCCGAGGAACATGACCAGCACAATGCAGTATGCGTAGACGAACGCCGTCCTGCCGAACAGGTCGAACTCGAAAATGCCGAAGACCGGGGCGATCGTCACGCCTTGCAGGCCGTCCGAGCCACCGGTGATAGGCGCCAACCGGTTGGCCAATTCAGCCAGCAGCACGCAGACACCGATAGTGATCATGAGTCGCGTGAGATCGGCGCCGCGCACGACCAGGTAGCTCAGCGCGTAGCCGAGCGCTGTGCACACCAGGAGCGCTAGCAACAGGCCGCTGAAGGGTTCGCTCCAGCCGTGCTTGGCCAGCAGCCCGGCAGCATACGCGCCGGCCCCGAAGAAGGCTGCATGGCCCACGGTGATGATGCCCGCGTATCCCAGGGCCATGTCGAGCGAAACCGCGAAGAGCCCGAAGATCATGATCTGGCTCATCAACGTGAGCTTGTCCGGCAGCAGGAAGAAGCTGGCGCCCAGCGCGAGCCAGAAGACGACCTCAACCGCACGCAGACGAGCCGGGGATATAGGAATTGGTTTCATGCGAGACCCTTGCGTGGAATGATGCCGTTCGGGCGCACCAGCAACATGATGATCATGACGACATAGATGAGAAAGGCGCCGGCTTCCGGCAAGTAGTACTTGCCGGCAACGTCGATGACGCCGACCAGCAGTGCGGCCACGAAGGGGCCGGTGATAGTTCCGGCACCACCGACGCACACGACGATCAAGAAATACACGAGGTACTTGAGGGGGAACGAGGGCTCAAGACCCAGCATGCCGAGGCTCAGCGCTCCGCCCAGGCCAGCAAGGCCGCAGCCGAGGGAAAAGGTCAAGAAGAAGAGCCGCTGCACGTGGATGCCGGTGCCGCCCGCGACGCGCTGGTTGTCCACTGCGGCCCGCACCATCGCGCCGTAGCGCGTCTTGCCAAGCACCAAGAGCATGCAGGCGAGCACCAGCACGCCGCACAAGATCAGGAAAAGGCGATAACGACCGACTTCGAGGCCCAGCAGCGATACCCGTCCGTCCAGAATGGGCGGCAGGCTGAAGGGTTGCATCGTTGGACCGAAGAAGTATGTGAAGACCGCGACCGAGACGAACACGATACCGATCGACAGGAGGACCTGGTCGAGTGGATGCGCGCGATAGAGCCGCCGGTAGAAGAAGAACTCAAGCACCGCTCCGGCCAACGCGGCCGCGACGAAGGCGGCTGCCAGCGATGGAAAGAAGTCCATGCCGAAGCGGTTCATTAATGCGCTCGCGGCGTAGCCGCCCACCATCGCAAACGTGCCGTGCGCGAGGTTGACGAAGTTCATGAGGCCCATCGTGATGGACAAACCAACTCCGATAAGAAACAGGAGCATGCCGAAGGCCACTCCGTCGAAGATTACGATTTGCATATAGATTCTGTATCTGCCGATGGCGCAGTGAGTCCGGCGTCCGTCGATCGGTTGCTTGACTACTTGACTTCTTTGGCGGGATCCTTGATGCGTTCAAATTTGTCGAACTCGACGTTCACGAGTTCTCCCTTAACCCGCTCGGTCTTGCGGATGTAGACCGTCTGCACGATGTCGCGCGTCACTGGATCGATCTGGATCGGACCGCGTGGGCTCTCGAAGCTCAGGCCCTTGAGTGCCTCCATGACCTTGTCGCCCGACACGTCACCCTTTGTCTTGGCGAGAGCGAGTTCGATGGCTTGCATCGCGTCGTAGGCCGTGACAGAAAAATAGCTTGGTCGCAGCGCTGCGCCCAAATCAGCGGCGAAGTCCTTGACGAACTTCTGGTTCTTCGGGGAAGGATGGGCATACGAATAGTGGTGGCTGGTGATCAGGCCCAACGCGACGTCACCAGTGGTGCCGAGGTAGCTGTCGTCAGTGGCTTCGCCGGTCGCGAAAAGCTTTATGCCAGCCTCCTCCATGCCGCGTTCCTTCCAAACCTTGAGGAAGGCCGGTGGCATCACCCCGGAGGGAAAGAAGAAGAATACGGCCTGCGGTTTGGCGTCCTTGATGCGCTGGACGTAAGCCGAGAAATCGGGGTTGTTCATCGGCGTGCGCACTTCGCCCGAGACCTTGCCGCCGCCGGTGGTGAAGGCTTTCTTGAAAGCGGTCTCGGCATCTACGCCCGAGGCGTAGTCGGCGACTACGGTGTAGGCGTCCTTCACGCCCTGCTTGAGCATCCAACGCGCCATCGGGTCCGTGACCTGCTGCACGGTGAACGACAGGCGTGCGACGTAGGGCGAGCTGGTCGTGATGGCCGAGGAGGCGGCGTTCATCACGATGGTGGGAATCTTCGCCTGCGTCGCGATCGCGCCGACTGCGTATGCGTTAGGGCTGAAGTCCAGGCCGGTGAGGAAGCTCACCTTATCGCGCACCACCAGCTCCTGCGCGATTCGCTTGGCCGCGTCCGGTGCTGGACCACCGGTATCCTTTTTGATGATCTCTACCGTTCGGCCGGCGATTTTACCGCCGTGTTCCTTGAGATAGAGCGCCACGCCGGCGTCGAACTGGCGTCCGTAGTCGGCATAGGGACCCGAATAGGTCGCGATCAGGCCGATGCGAAGCGGCTCGTCGGCGGCTTGCACGGCGCTCATCACGCCGAGGGCGCCGAGGCAGGCCAGCGTCAAGCTGGCAACCAGATTTTTCTTCATCATCATCGTGGGAGCTCCATTCGGTAAAGCCGGGTGACCGGCAGGTAAGGTGGTTAAAAAAAGGTTGTGCCAGTGCGCCTGAGCGGAATTCATCCGTCTCCGGACCCCGGATCAGTGGGCGCCACTTTTTTTGAGGTCAAAGGATTCGTCAGCGAGCTGGTAGGCAGTGAATTGCGCGCGTGCGCCGATCAGCTTTCGGCTCTGCATGTGCTCGGATGGCTTGTTCACAGAGTGCGCAGCCACCAGCGTGCCGTCGCGCAGATAGAACACGCTGAAGCGGTCGGTCGCCATGTCGCCGCGCAGCACAACGTCGTCGCCGGGCAGGGGCAGTCCGGCCATCTGGAACTTGAGATTGAACTGGTCGCTCCAGAACCAAGGTACGGCGACGCAGGGCTGTGCGCACCCGACCATCAGCGACGCGGCGGCTTTCGCGCCGTCGTTGGCTGCCTGGATGGATTCGAATCGCATGCGCGCCGGTGCGCCGGGCGCAGCCGGCAGTGCCATGTTGGCGACATCGCCTGCGGCAAGCACATGCGGTGCGGAGGTCCGCCCAAGCATGTCGACAACGATTCCGTTGTCGATAGCGATCCCGGCCTGCTGCGCCATCTCGGCGTTCGGTTGTACGCCGATACCGAGTACGACCAGGTCGCAATCGATGCGCATGCCGTCATCGAGCTCTACCGAGGCCACGCGCCCCTGTTCGCCGTGCAGCGCACGTACGCCGCGGCCTGTCAATAGGTCGGTGCCGCGCAGTCGGTGCGCATGTTCGACGTAGGCCGCCATCCTGGTCGGGAGGCTGCGCATAAGCAGACGAGGCTGCGCTTCGATCACCGTGACGTCGACGCCGCGTGAGTGCAGCGCCGAGGCGACTTCGAGCCCAATGAATCCGCCGCCGATCACGCAGGCACGCTGGGCGCGGTCTGCGGCATCGGCGACGCGCAGCGCATCATCGAGCGTGCGCAGATTGAACACGCCTTCGAGCTTCGAACCCGGCAGCGTGAACGACCTGCAGCGCGCACCGGTGGCCAGGGCGAGCCAGCTGTATTCGAGCGTGGCACCATCGTCCAACCTCACGGTGCGTCCGCCGACGTCCATTACTTCAGCGCGACGTCCGAGCAAAAGCTCGATCTCGTTCTGCTCAAAGAAATCTGGGCCGCGCAATGGCAGCTGGTCGATCGTCGTCTTCCCGGTCAGCATGCCCTTCGACAGCGGCGGGCGTTGGTAAGGTGCGTGGACTTCCTCGCCGACGATGACGATACGCTCCGCGAAGCCGAGTTCGCGTGCACTGGCGGCGATCTGGACGCCTGCATAGGAAGCGCCGACGATCACTAGGGGTTTGGC
The nucleotide sequence above comes from Polaromonas sp. JS666. Encoded proteins:
- a CDS encoding ABC transporter ATP-binding protein, translating into MSEMLAFDQVVAGYGNAVVLDRLSFSLAQGSSLAILGRNGVGKTTLIETLMGNTRVMRGAIRWCGEDITRWSAHRRARTGLGWVPQEREVFPSLTVEENLTVIARPGTWNLRRVYEFFPRLRERRGNYGNQLSGGEQQMLAIGRALMTNPRLLLLDEPMEGLAPIIVEELAKSIRHLCESEGLSSIVVEQHPVLALEMTHHAIVLERGTVVHSGASAELAEDGRLLGGLLGVGMVDDPVAEVTAA
- a CDS encoding ABC transporter ATP-binding protein codes for the protein MSSVALHTRGLGISFGAFRAVNNVNLTLEPGARQALIGPNGAGKTTLINLLTGVFKPTSGTIHMGDRELTSLSADKRARLGLARTFQINTLFPSLTPLLSVVLAISEREGLGAVWWRPLMRNKALFDEAHALLGRLKLDALADVPVAELAYGKQRLLEIALAMAARPRILLLDEPAAGVPEDESGELFEAIDELPQDISILFIEHDMNLVFRFSRRISVLVAGQILTEGTPAEIGTDPRVREVYLGHAGAVHV
- a CDS encoding branched-chain amino acid ABC transporter permease, which produces MKPIPISPARLRAVEVVFWLALGASFFLLPDKLTLMSQIMIFGLFAVSLDMALGYAGIITVGHAAFFGAGAYAAGLLAKHGWSEPFSGLLLALLVCTALGYALSYLVVRGADLTRLMITIGVCVLLAELANRLAPITGGSDGLQGVTIAPVFGIFEFDLFGRTAFVYAYCIVLVMFLGVRLVLRSPFGLTLRGIHDSRKRMLAIGSPVDARLRMAYALSAGVAGIAGALLAQTTQFVGLESIGFNRSAEVMIILVLGGTGRLYGGLIGAIVYMLVHDWFANLNPEFWMFWLGIFLISAVMLGRGGVMGALSRFVKIGRAS
- a CDS encoding branched-chain amino acid ABC transporter permease, encoding MQIVIFDGVAFGMLLFLIGVGLSITMGLMNFVNLAHGTFAMVGGYAASALMNRFGMDFFPSLAAAFVAAALAGAVLEFFFYRRLYRAHPLDQVLLSIGIVFVSVAVFTYFFGPTMQPFSLPPILDGRVSLLGLEVGRYRLFLILCGVLVLACMLLVLGKTRYGAMVRAAVDNQRVAGGTGIHVQRLFFLTFSLGCGLAGLGGALSLGMLGLEPSFPLKYLVYFLIVVCVGGAGTITGPFVAALLVGVIDVAGKYYLPEAGAFLIYVVMIIMLLVRPNGIIPRKGLA
- a CDS encoding ABC transporter substrate-binding protein, with the protein product MMMKKNLVASLTLACLGALGVMSAVQAADEPLRIGLIATYSGPYADYGRQFDAGVALYLKEHGGKIAGRTVEIIKKDTGGPAPDAAKRIAQELVVRDKVSFLTGLDFSPNAYAVGAIATQAKIPTIVMNAASSAITTSSPYVARLSFTVQQVTDPMARWMLKQGVKDAYTVVADYASGVDAETAFKKAFTTGGGKVSGEVRTPMNNPDFSAYVQRIKDAKPQAVFFFFPSGVMPPAFLKVWKERGMEEAGIKLFATGEATDDSYLGTTGDVALGLITSHHYSYAHPSPKNQKFVKDFAADLGAALRPSYFSVTAYDAMQAIELALAKTKGDVSGDKVMEALKGLSFESPRGPIQIDPVTRDIVQTVYIRKTERVKGELVNVEFDKFERIKDPAKEVK
- a CDS encoding NAD(P)/FAD-dependent oxidoreductase, which produces MTNAKPLVIVGASYAGVQIAASARELGFAERIVIVGEEVHAPYQRPPLSKGMLTGKTTIDQLPLRGPDFFEQNEIELLLGRRAEVMDVGGRTVRLDDGATLEYSWLALATGARCRSFTLPGSKLEGVFNLRTLDDALRVADAADRAQRACVIGGGFIGLEVASALHSRGVDVTVIEAQPRLLMRSLPTRMAAYVEHAHRLRGTDLLTGRGVRALHGEQGRVASVELDDGMRIDCDLVVLGIGVQPNAEMAQQAGIAIDNGIVVDMLGRTSAPHVLAAGDVANMALPAAPGAPARMRFESIQAANDGAKAAASLMVGCAQPCVAVPWFWSDQFNLKFQMAGLPLPGDDVVLRGDMATDRFSVFYLRDGTLVAAHSVNKPSEHMQSRKLIGARAQFTAYQLADESFDLKKSGAH